In Cryptomeria japonica chromosome 10, Sugi_1.0, whole genome shotgun sequence, a genomic segment contains:
- the LOC131858782 gene encoding cysteine-rich receptor-like protein kinase 6, with protein MSASCIVRFEIYPFVESGNLSSSPSPSPEASSPPPTTSHTSSPPVALGPSEPTSQGKSNRHAFSPQSGLRQQEQRFILSLGELAESNENFHDNNKLGEGGFSSGTTKDGKQIAVKKLSAKSRQGKEEFMNEVKLMANVEHRNLVKLLGCRVEGDERSKKRRLLDWEKRYNIIIGVARGLLYLHEDS; from the exons ATGTCAGCAAGCTGCATAGTTAGATTTGAGATATACCCATTTGTTGAATCCGGAAATCTGTCATCCTCACCCTCACCTTCCCCTGAGGCGTCATCACCACCTCCGACAACATCCCACACCAGTTCTCCGCCGGTAGCCCTCGGTCCTTCTGAGCCAACTTCTCAGGGGAAATCAA ACAGGCATGCATTTTCTCCTCAATCCGGGTTACGTCAACAGGAACAACGTTTTATCCTCAGCTTGGGAGAACTTGCAGAATCCAACGAAAATTTTCATGATAATAATAAACTTGGAGAGGGGGGTTTCAGTTCG GGAACAACCAAGGACGGTAAGCAAATAGCAGTGAAAAAACTGTCTGCAAAGTCTAGGCAAGGTAAAGAAGAATTTATGAATGAAGTGAAGCTTATGGCCAATGTTGAGCACCGAAACCTTGTGAAGCTACTTGGATGTCGCGTTGAGGGAGATGAAAG ATCCAAAAAGCGTAGACTGTTAGATTGGGAAAAGCGGTATAACATTATCATTGGAGTGGCTCGTGGCCTTCTCTATCTGCATGAAGATTCATAG